AGAGAAGCAGGGTAAAATAATTTCTGGGCAGTGAACTTTAATTTGTTCTTTATTCCTGTAATAGTACTACATCGAATCTTCAGGTTTGTTTTCAAAcaataatagagaaaaaatgATGATACTCATGTTTAACACTTTTGAGGAAATTAAACGTCAGGCACATATTATGTATAAGacaagcaaaaaataaaataaaaaagagcatACTCAAGCGTGTTTTGTAAATTATTCTCAATTATCATGAAAATAGAAATATTCTCGTCATCGTCATCACTGCAAAATATAACGTCGATGCCACATGCATGCTTGATTATTAACATGAATTCTCTCGTATCATATAATTGCATCAACaatgaaatacttttttttttaatcttttatagAGTAGTTTTatcttactctattgatgattCGAATTTACAAtcttaaaattatgaataaagtaTGTTTAATATTCAAGTAACTCTCTCTTGTCACAATTTAAAAATCTGCGGTAATTGATTTGTTCACCTCGATAGTACAAATAATATTCCAAGCTAAGTACTTTTACCTACTCTATGAATTGCATTATTATACATGAAAACTTGTCATGTATTCCAAAAACAAATGTAGATACTAGATACCCTGTGTCAATAAGAAAaagaacaacaagaagaaggtgaaaaataaaaaagagaggaCATATCACATATGGAAAAATTGTTTGGAAACAATTGACGTTTGATGAATTAGCTGGATGAGTGTTGGGTTTATTACTTGTTTTCCTATGTGGGAGGCTTTGGATCATCGATTTTGTGTGTGATTGACAAGTTATTGCATAGGAGACGATGGTGAAGTCAGAATAAAACCCTcgtaaaaaaataagaacagaTAATTAATCAACCAAACTATTAAGATTTTCCGTCTTAATTTCACTAAATACATTTGTAGAAATTCCCAACTTTTGCATTCTCATTTCACCGACCACTAATGCTGTCTTGTCTTATATATAAGTACgctattattttcattttaatctAATCAGGGTGAAATTTGTTTGGTCGGCAAACGTTATTTGGGTAAACACTtcttctctatatatataaaaaaaaattagagaaatcaTATAAAAACAAGAACAGAACCAGAGTAAGTAACATGCCATGTCTAAACCTTAAAAAAGAGAGGCTATCGGCGCTATATTAACCTCATCttcatttattctttttatatctatgtttatatataatttgcaACCAAATTATTGCTAccagtaataaaataaaattatacgcTTTATTCTAATGACATGTTTAATACTTTAATATCAAGTGACATTTTGTTACGCTGCGTGcatttttatttcaaactcaagataTATTCTAAACAATATAGTCTAGAATTACTGTTCTTTGAAGTTACACTTTTGGATTGGTtcgatttattttttcttacaaaAGGCCAGGTTTTTTGCTTAGTTATTACGGAAGGTATCTATCAGATTATGACTAAACGACGATTTTTACAGTTGTTAGGCACATTTGCAGTGGAATGACAGAACGATTTAATTCCTGTGTACTCTCGATAGATCAATATCAATAATGTAAATGATcagttaaaaataatgaagtaaatACTGTGTattaatgaagaaattaatataagaGCGTTTTTCTTAGCCTGGCATTTAATTTGattgaaataaatagtttaaTCAACGGTGCTgacaatttaattttgattataaaatcaaattatttgttgtaataaaaaaaaaaaatgaacaaatgatCCGTGTATTACATAAAATTCTTCAAATTTGTGTGCAAATTTCATTTACATACTCAATAGCATTTAAACACATTATAAAATATCTCCATTAAATACGTTCGTTTgagtatttttattaaaaaatattctcaaattaaataataaataatttaatcagGTCACctctttttaattgaatatgaatATCTATTTCAAAGTTATGAATAAGTAATTTAGCCAATGCATGTTGTGCTGGTCCTGGAAAAAAATGTTTGATTGCATCATCACGTGAACATATACTTTCGAAgaatataattagaaaaaaaaaagtaattttattatttatttaatcgtACGTAATGAGCGTAGAAGAGAGAAGCAAAAAGAGGCtcatatgatattttattattgctAGCGAGAGGTTCGAATCTATCTTTTTCCATTCGGACAGACTCTGCTGGGTCAAACATTTCAGACATTGggattaaaatatgaatactGTCTCACTACAGATTTCTagaaatatcaatttaaaataatatttctttcacttttatttataatacgttaaaattgaatattttttaatatatgtaatttcataaaattaattctaTCAAATAACAtctttttttctactttatttttgaaattattagtcttaaaaatatgtatctaatcaatatagaaaataaacaatgatcaaattaattaattcatatttttttaacttcaaaaaatattaaataaaaaacaactgATATATTCAAGAACGTGAAATCAAAAATAATCAACaactaaaataaaagagaaagaagtaaACCTCTACCATAGAATACACATTTCAGAAAACGagataaaacataatatagataccaaaggaaaaagaaaagaaattgccTTTCCTATACATTACACAAGAAAATAGGATAAAATTCAGAGTTTAacgaaaataatttatttatcatataaattaaagattAGAGcagaatatatttttcttaaccctatttataattatgttattatttattgtggaaaaaaaatttcattatgatcctcttatatttaaattagattgacttaaataaataactagACGTACAACTTTGTATAACTTTACCATATGATATGTTTCTCTTTTTAATcctgaaagaaaatatttttctatatctAAAAACTCTTACCAAATTTCCTATTTTAACCATAATCACATGATCTATTATTTAAACCTTAATCACATGATCTATTAAGAAGCAAGTATTATGGTATATCTAATATTTTAAaggacaaaaaattataatgataatttttaatataggGTAAAAGTCATCGTTCTTATACTTTATATAGCACAAAATTACATCAAGCacaaaattacatcaaatatatatatatatatatatatatatatatatatatatatatatatgtgtgtgtgtgtgtgtgtgtgtgtgtgtgtgtgNNNNNNNNNNNNNNNNNNNNNNNNNNNNNNNNNNNNNNNNNNNNNNNNNNNNNNNNNNNNNNNNNNNNNNNNNNNNNNNNNNNNNNNNNNNNNNNNNNNNNNNNNNNNNNNNNNNNNNNNNNNNNNNNNNNNNNNNNNNNNNNNNNNNNNNNNNNNNNNNNNNNNNNNNNNNNNNNNNNNNNNNNNNNNNNNNNNNNNNNNNNNNNNNNNNNNNNNNNNNNNNNNNNNNNNNNNNNNNNNNNNNNNNNNNNNNNNNNNNNNNNNNNNNNNNNNNNNNNNNNNNNNNNNNNNNNNNNNNNNNNNNNNNNNNNNNNNNNNNNNNNNNNNNNNNNNNNNNNNNNNNNNNNNNNNNNNNNNNNNNNNNNNNNNNNNNNNNNNNNNNNNNNNNNNNNNNNNNNNNNNNNNNNNNNNNNNNNNNNNNNNNNNNNNNNNNNNNNNNNNNNNNNNNNNNNNNNNNNNNNNNNNNNNNNNNNNNNNNNNNNNNNNNNNNNNNNNNNNNNNNNNNNNNNNNNNNNNNNNNNNNNNNNNNNNNNNNNNNNNNNNNNNNNNNNNNNNNNNNNNNNNNNNNNNNNNNNNNNNNNNNNNNNNNNNGTGTCTCTCCCTTAAAACAcacacatatttatatttttcatatataaaagtttaaactttaatttgatataaaccATTGATAGTCGATATAGGTAAATATTtaccataatatttatttttaaggaaaaaataatttaagaaacaacttaattattttatcatattttataaaattttctattatttgaaAAGGTTATGACATCCTACTTTACGGATATATCTGTTGGATACATTATTTTACACGATATATCGATCGAATATATCACATCATGCGATATATCGATCAGATATATCATTTTACGCGATGTATAGGTCAAATACATAACTTTACGCGATGTATGGGTTAAATACATAACTTTACGTAAtgtattaaaacattaaatgatgtatttcaaatcaaaatacGATATATCATGATATTGACTGATATATTAGAAACAAAATAACTCTTTGAGATACATTCTGAATCCActaattttaagatatttttataattcaaaaaaattaaattatataattaaattttaacactATAAAATGTGCATTAAAATcttatacatattttaattgaaaaggCAAGAGTATGGTTTGATTTGTCTATATATACATTCCTTTTAGCTTAGAGGCAACATCACGTTAGCTGTCACCTGAGGACATCTCCTTATCAACATTTTTGTTGTAATAATAGAGAGAGAGGGGAAAAAAAATGGAGCTCACTCAAGAAGATCTTTTAGAAGAAATAGTTTCTCCAAGGATAGAAAATTGGAACAACACTTTTGCAAATGCATGGAACATTGAATCACCAACTTTTTATCAACAAAATCCTGAATTTATACCTTCAAATTCTTCCCTTTTAGACCTCATAATGTCTCCTTCACAATCCAATTATTTTCCATGTCCTGATTTTCAAGAATCATCATACccttttcttcattctttcacTACTACTACCCCACCTCAACTAGTTATTGATTCttctaattataataataatattcaagAAAGAGCCATTATGGAGGAAGGGCAAATTGGTCATTTTTCTGCTGATTTTCATGGGCATTATGAAGACTCATTTAGTTGTTACAATATTAACAAAGTGGTCAAAATGGAAGAagcaacttcaagaattgtgggagaaaaaaagagtaaaaattatAAAGTGAAAAAAGTAGAAGGACAGCCTTCTAAGAATCTTATGGCagaaaggagaagaaggaaaagactTAATGACAGACTCTCTATGCTTAGATCTATTGTACCCAAAATAAGCaaggtgatttaattaattaattaattaattttctctttattaaattattattattaattatttgattaacaGATGGATAGAACATCTATACTTGGAGATacaattgattatgtgaaggaGCTATTAGATAAAATCAACAGGTTGCATGAAGAAAACGAAATTAAGGACATTAAATTTCTGGGTAATTTCAAGGGGTTAAAGACTAATGAAGCACTTGTAAGAAATCCTCCAAAGGTACaatttttcttctattaaattattatctacgtcaaaattcaaataatataatgcttttttgttttctttcggAAAATAATTTGTACATTAGAATAAGTAAATGTGAATTAACACTGTTTCTAATGAGCTTTGTCGTCGTATATATTTGTCCATTTGTGGTGGGGGGTAATACCACCtaactaatataattaaaaatatatgataatgaGTGTATAgttatttatgtatgtatatcgATTAGAAAAAGTAAATAGTAAAATATCGTTTTTGTAGTTTGACGTAGAAAGGAGAAATGAGGATGAAACGAGCATAGAGATATGTTGTGGAACGAAGCCAGGTTTACTGTTATCAACAGTACACACAATGGAAGCATTAGGGCTTGAGGTTCAACAATGTGTTGTCAGCTGTTTCAGTGACTTCTCAATGAGAGCTTCTTGTTCTGAGGTAAtctacaattaattattttttttatttttatacccTTAAAAGTGAATGCTagagtttaatatatatataaatatattcaaatacaaattaaatgaccggtttatttaattattattttttgatagtCAGTGGATCATCGAACAATTTTAAATTCTGAAGACGTGAAGCAAGCTCTGTTCAAAACTGCAGGTTATGGAGGAAGATGTGTATGATTGTTGAGAATGATACATTTTGGTCTCAAAGAATGTGTTTGAGAGTTTTTTTCTCTTGTTCCATGAGTATAGCaattaaataaatgttaatGATCTTTCTCAAATTGAGTTAATTCCCTTTATTGTTTAATTTCGTCTACTTTATTATATCctctggaaaaaaaatgaaataggtcaCGATAATACATATGACAAGTCATATATCATCAATTGCAGAATCATAGAAGATATGGACAATCCACCCCATAGATTAATAGTACTGTGTTTAATTTGATTCTAATACTTAATTACTTATCTTggagattttttctttttactactattattatatgaCATAAAGAGGGGATTTCGCATATAGTCATTGAAAAAATAgcttaattatgttttataattatagtttggTAATTATGATTCATAGATACATGTTATAGgaaggagagagacgagcgagaaaGGACAGAGAGTAGAAGAAAGgcgaattgtatatgtatatccgtcaaaataattatatatatctaaCTGGTATGCAtgtgtatttgtatatctggTGAGCCAAATTGGGAGTGGAAGGAGAGAAGTGAGAGAGAgcaataatttttctaattcaCGGTGACGTTTATAGATTTACGCGTTTTTGTATaattgaataatatgaaagactGAAATTATATAGATACGATAAAACTCGAAAGAACAAAATGATACAAACATTAATGAACTTTAAACAATTatgcaaattatatttatacaaattacattatgtaaattatattatacaaatttagAAAACTACACGTACATACAAACTTTAAAAAAGTTatacaaaaagagaaaaaaattgcaTTTATAGGGAAACAAAACTGAAAAATCAAAGGAAATCTTcattatatacaaatacaaatcatcacatataaaatacaaatcaaacgaagaattgttagttgtgaattatataaatgtgacgaattatacaaactcgaagtccgTTCacgtaattaattattaatattagtcGTCAGTAATAATTATAGCAATCTTTAACTATGATGATAAGTTAAGTATTATAAGTTTCTTTAACCGTAATTTTCCcgaattaaattaaatgtgcTAGCCTTTCTTTGGCCCGGTCCAATTGGGTCTTGGGTCTAGTTACCGACACGGATCCACATATTCTGTTACGCATCGAACTTCAACAGGCCCATTATTTACTTATTAACAGGATGGGTCCTGCTTTATATAGCCCATGGTTCAATTGTAGGCCCAATCAGGACTGGACCGGCCCATTTGACATATCTAGATGGATTACCTGAATATACAACTTAAGTTTACATATTCTCCATAtttctcttatatttttaaaaaatactaaaattccTATTTTCTCTAAATCTAATCTGGCGGatacattattaaattagaatcctaactaattaaatataacCCCTAAatttactctttattttcccCAAATAAATTAGAATCCTAACCAATTAAGTCTTACCCCtaattttactctttatttttccCAAATAACAAAACCCATTTACTCCACTCCCAAAATTAAGGCATCACTTTCTCAACCTTTCATCTACTCAATTTTGAAACTCAAAATTGGTGCTCTCTGTCCGCCATTTTCGTCCAAGATTCTTGAAAGGTATTGTGTTCTTCTTCGATTCtgtctttttattcttttatttttctaatactTCATGGATCATCCGTCATTTAGTATTGGGATTACTCAATAGtcacttcaaactctaaataaATCTATATTTATGAAGATTCGAAATTGGTTGAAAACGAGTCTAAGTGCTTGCATAATCTTCTAACAATGGATAAGCAAAGTTCGAAGAAgcataaaacacaaaaagaggCACATGCAAAGACACCCAAGAAGAGGGGTAGAAAGCTTGCAATCGCCATATCCAGACCTCCACTGCCACCGGTACGTATTTcgaattttttgtaattttttttgatcaCATGCAATGACTTTTCTGTATtatcagaaaaaatatttttatatttttcagattATTCATTTGATACagaaaaacttaattttttgtACATTTTGTTTATTAAGTATGACTACCTCTTGCTTCTTTATTTCTATAAACAGTCTTACACCCATATCATTCCTAATTATCATCGGAGAAGAATTGTCTTCTATAATATATcggataataatattttttttcaattcatcaatatttaattCAGTAGCAATGGCTGAGATTAGattcatatatgaaatattttcccTAATCACCACTTTTGTATCGATTGTATGTAACCTCACTCTCCCATATTCCTGAATGCCTTAGCAATATCGTAATATTCATTACGAAAATTCACAAAATCACCTTCAAGGAAATTAAGAATCTCGTTGCTGCAAGAAAAATTGGGACGATCActgatgaaaaattataatttaatttagtgtTTATATTGGATAAAACTCATGTTTGAAACACATAAGTTAGTGCGTTTTTTTATGGGACTAACAATTGTAGCGTATTAAAAGTaggatttaatttaaatttcagtTTTTAATCTCCCAAATCACGCAACAAACCGATAAAATGGCATACTATATAATGTATCAGATGGTATCCGGaacttattaaaaatagtaaaaattacGTAAACCACATAGTGTAAAACATAAATTACCTCCTATCCCTactctttttcaatttacaaaaaatcccttatttattatgtatccgaaacttattaaaaatagtaaaaattacGTAAACCACATAGTGTAAAACATAATTTACATCTTATCCCTactctttttcaatttacaaaaaatcccttatttattatgtatccgaaacttattaaaaatagtaaaaattacGTAAACCACATAGTGTAAAACATAATTTACATCTTATCCCTactctttttcaatttacaaaaaatcccttatttattatgtatccgaaacttattaaaaatagtaaaaattacGTAAACCACATAGTGTAAAACATAATTTACATCTTATCCCTactctttttcaatttacaaaaaatcccttatttattatgtatccgaaacttattaaaaatagtaaaaattacGTAAACCACATAGTGTAAAACATAATTTACATCTTATCCCTactctttttcaatttacaaaaaatcccttatttattatgtatccgaaacttattaaaaatagtaaaaattacGTAAACCACATAGTGTAAAACATAATTTACATCTTATCCCTactctttttcaatttacaaaaaatcccttatttattatgtatccgaaacttattaaaaatagtaaaaattacGTAAACCACATAGTGTAAAACATAATTTACATCTTATCCCTactctttttcaatttacaaaaaatcccttatttattatgtatccgaaacttattaaaaatagtaaaaattacGTAAACCACATAGTGTAAAACATAATTTACATCTTATCCCTactctttttcaatttacaaaaaatcccttatttattatgtatccgaaacttattaaaaatagtaaaaattacGTAAACCACATAGTGTAAAACATAATTTACATCTTATCCCTactctttttcaatttacaaaaaatcccttatttattatgtatccgaaacttattaaaaatagtaaaaattacGTAAACCACATAGTGTAAAACATAATTTACATCTTATCCCTactctttttcaatttacaaaaaatcccttatttattatgtatccgaaacttattaaaaatagtaaaaattacGTAAACCACATAGTGTAAAACATAATTTACATCTTATCCCTactctttttcaatttacaaaaaatcccttatttattatgtatccgaaacttattaaaaatagtaaaaattacGTAAACCACATAGTGTAAAACATAATTTACATCTTATCCCTactctttttcaatttacaaaaaatcccttatttattatgtatccgaaacttattaaaaatagtaaaaattacGTAAACCACATAGTGTAAAACATAATTTACATCTTATCCCTactctttttcaatttacaaaaaatcccttatttattatgtatccgaaacttattaaaaatagtaaaaattacGTAAACCACATAGTGTAAAACATAATTTACATCTTATCCCTactctttttcaatttacaaaaaatcccttatttattatgtatccgaaacttattaaaaatagtaaaaattacGTAAACCACATAGTGTAAAACATAATTTACATCTTATCCCTactctttttcaatttacaaaaaatcccttatttattatgtatccgaaacttattaaaaatagtaaaaattacGTAAACCACATAGTGTAAAACATAATTTACATCTTATCCCTactctttttcaatttacaaaaaatcccttatttattatgtatccgaaacttattaaaaatagtaaaaattacGTAAACCACATAGTGTAAAACATAATTTACATCTTATCCCTactctttttcaatttacaaaaaatcccttatttattatgtatccgaaacttattaaaaatagtaaaaattacGTAAACCACATAGTGTAAAACATAAATTACCTCCTATCCCTactctttttcaatttacaaaaaatcccttatttattatgtatccgaaacttattaaaaataagaaattttttgtaaattgaaaaagagtAGGGATAGGAGGTAATTTATGTTTTACACTATGTGGTTTACgtaatttttactatttttaataagtttCGGATACATAATAAAACCGTCTGATACATTATATAGTATGCAATTTTATCGGTTTGTTGCGTGATTTGGGGGATTAGAAactgaaatttaaattaaatcctACTTTTATTACGCTACAACTATTAGTCCCATAAAAACGCATTAACTTATGTGTTTCAAACATCAGTtttatccaatataaaacactaaattaaattataatttttcatcagTGATCGTCCcaattttttttgcagaaaCGAGATTCTTAATTTCCTTGAAGGTAATTTTGTGAATTTTCGTAATGAATATTACGATATTGCTAAGGCATTCGGGAATATGGGAGAGTGAGGTTACATACAACCGATACAAAAGTGATGGGATAGTAGTTGgggaaaatatttcatatatgaatCTAATCTCAGCCATTGCTACTGaattaaatattgatgaattgaaaaaaaatattattatccgATATATTGTAGAAGGCAATTCTTCTCAGATGATAATTAGGAATGATATGGGTGTGAAGCTGTTTATAGAAATAAAGAAGCAAGAGGTAGTCATACTTAATAAACAAAATGTacaaaaaattaagattttctGTATCAAATGAATAATCTgaacaatataaaaatattttttctgataATACAAAAAAGTCATTGCATGtgaccaaaaaaaattacaaaaaataaataaaatcgaaATACGTACCGGTGGCAGTGGAGGTCTGGATATGGCGATTGCAAGCTTTCTATCCCTCTTCTTGGGTGTCTTTGCATGTGcctctttttgtgttttatgcTTCTTCGAACTTTGCTTATCCATTGTTAGAAGATTATGCAAGCTCTTAAACTTGTTTTCAACCAATTTCGaatcttcaaaaatatagatttatttagagtttgaagtgaCTATTTGAGTAATCCCAATACTAAATGACGGATGATCcatgaattattaaaaaaataaaagaatgaaaagacAGAATCGAAGAAGAACACAAAACCTTTCCGTCCTCattaattgatgaatgtattaTTGTCCAAACTTGTTCAATAGGCTATAGCTATTTGGGCCTGAAACgggttgagttcatactatttttaaataaattgacATACCCCAACTATTCCACTTATATCAAgttttaattaatcaatttatatatttaaattattaaataaaactaatattgtccaactttgttttctttttaataatagttgcatataagtatataataaataaaattttatttcaattttttgacAACTTTTCATGGACTAATTTAGACTTCataagttcaaaaaaaaaaaaaacttgagcTACATACACAATCATAATGAAGACAGTCATAGAACAATTATAATACTATTAAGAGTCGAAAGAAAAATGGGTAATGCGTGAGAATTCGAAAACCCCCACTGATGCCACACTTTATTTCTATGGGCGTCTACTGAAAATTAAAGGAGCCAGTGGTATAGctataaccaaaaaaataaaaaaaaatgaatgaatgctGTCATGTTTATCTGCCTAATTTCATGATTGGCTTTAAGCCCACTAATAAGAATCTTGCTCCACTATTACAAAGCAACTTTCATTTAATGTATAGAAttacaagagagagaaaaagaattaCTCCGTTTCAATAATAATAGTCTAGTTTAATTTGGCacgatatttaataaaataaagaagacctttgatcatataattataatataaggCTTGCAATAATAGCGTTtgacataaatataaatatgatgatgtatataactaaaaaatcacaaaataagaAGAATTTATGCGTGCCAATTGGGATAGGATGTGAAGGGGGTGTTAGAATGGACAAAAGTTTTacattgattaaaaataaattgctGATCAATCTCCTTAGAACAATTCATTAGTGTTTAGAGTTGAGTTAAGCCATGTACTATatctttacaatttttttatataataacatATAACAATAATTACTTACACTAAGAAGTGATTGAGtgacaattttaatacaaaaacaatGTATAAGCTAAAACTACTGGGAACCCGTAGGTGGAGCTTTGATAGACAGTGAGTAcacgttttaaatttttttacaaccACACAAATGTTATTATgacatatttaatatattaatttttaagagTATCAAAATTTCTTATTAATGGTTACATCATctacattattttattgatatggTCACTAACGTTGGCACTAGTAGTTGCCCCCTAAAATGTCATTTTCCAGAACGATTCGCAGACAACGGGTCCTAGAGCAACATGCTCTAATTAACATCCGTACATTTTCGAATCCTAAAGGGTTGTTAGTTAGCTGGTTTACAGAAGAGTTATATGCGTATTAAATATtgcataaatattattttttctatattttcttttgcgatgttttattaatttaaattttatgcaaaaaattaattgtatatacAGCTGCAAGTTACTTTGTTTACTAGCATTGATTAGTTATGGGGCTAATCTTCTGATATCAAGTTATTGAAAGAAGTTTGGCATGTTTATCgtattgaaaattgaattaagTTTGTACatgataaaataaacaatattatGCTTCTGTCAACGAAAAAATAGTCACACACTTTAACTTGAGTGTTTGAATTTTTCAACTAATCCCAACTACATCTTTCAATGGAGAAAGGTTGCATATTTGAGCAGAGTAAAAAAGCACTAAGCAAGTGGAATATATTGAcaatttattttcattcttcatactttgaaaatgaaaaaaataaaaagcgacaataagtatatattttttaatttcaaagttTGAGAAAGCGATTATTTGTGAATCCACCCGATATTCAAGAATAtgaatgaatttatatttaagattattaagaaaaatattattattatatattatttagggcccgtttggatgggcttaataaaagcagctttaaaaaagtacttttgaaagtgctgaaacttatttttaaaataagcagtaatgtatttggataaaagtgctgaagttgctatgccaaacgtgaaaagggaaaaatggaagaaagagatgttagggttatatgggtaatttggagattgtataaaaatattaagggcaaaaagataaaaatgtggtcaacttaaaacaacttataagctaaaagaaaaagcacccctaccccag
This window of the Solanum pennellii chromosome 2, SPENNV200 genome carries:
- the LOC107009446 gene encoding transcription factor bHLH93-like isoform X2; the encoded protein is MELTQEDLLEEIVSPRIENWNNTFANAWNIESPTFYQQNPEFIPSNSSLLDLIMSPSQSNYFPCPDFQESSYPFLHSFTTTTPPQLVIDSSNYNNNIQERAIMEEGQIGHFSADFHGHYEDSFSCYNINKVVKMEEATSRIVGEKKSKNYKVKKVEGQPSKNLMAERRRRKRLNDRLSMLRSIVPKISKMDRTSILGDTIDYVKELLDKINRLHEENEIKDIKFLGNFKGLKTNEALVRNPPKFDVERRNEDETSIEICCGTKPGLLLSTVHTMEALGLEVQQCVVSCFSDFSMRASCSEVMEEDVYDC
- the LOC107009446 gene encoding transcription factor bHLH93-like isoform X1, with translation MELTQEDLLEEIVSPRIENWNNTFANAWNIESPTFYQQNPEFIPSNSSLLDLIMSPSQSNYFPCPDFQESSYPFLHSFTTTTPPQLVIDSSNYNNNIQERAIMEEGQIGHFSADFHGHYEDSFSCYNINKVVKMEEATSRIVGEKKSKNYKVKKVEGQPSKNLMAERRRRKRLNDRLSMLRSIVPKISKMDRTSILGDTIDYVKELLDKINRLHEENEIKDIKFLGNFKGLKTNEALVRNPPKFDVERRNEDETSIEICCGTKPGLLLSTVHTMEALGLEVQQCVVSCFSDFSMRASCSESVDHRTILNSEDVKQALFKTAGYGGRCV